A genome region from Actinopolymorpha sp. NPDC004070 includes the following:
- a CDS encoding pentapeptide repeat-containing protein, producing the protein MKRNAVATFTRSSNLQGAEFAGADLRGARFVGADLSGVVMRFAFRARRPARRRSGRPLRGLGRSRTHLGSHRGSWESIR; encoded by the coding sequence GTGAAGAGGAATGCTGTGGCAACCTTCACGCGGTCCAGCAACCTGCAGGGAGCAGAGTTCGCCGGCGCGGACCTGCGTGGTGCTCGATTCGTTGGGGCTGACCTGTCCGGTGTCGTGATGCGGTTCGCTTTCCGGGCGCGCCGACCGGCACGCCGCAGATCCGGACGGCCTCTACGCGGCCTGGGCCGCTCTCGAACGCACCTTGGCAGCCACCGCGGATCTTGGGAGTCGATCAGGTGA
- a CDS encoding nucleoside triphosphate pyrophosphohydrolase family protein: protein MDLDEYQCGALRTAASRDKKNELLHLVLGLVGESGEIAEKFKKWVRDQDSDESRIDRASVAKELGDVLWYVAVLADYLDLSLDDIASGNLAKLASRQDRGVLGGSGDNR, encoded by the coding sequence ATGGATCTGGACGAGTACCAGTGCGGCGCCCTGCGCACCGCCGCGTCGCGGGACAAGAAGAACGAGCTACTGCACCTGGTGCTCGGGCTGGTCGGCGAGTCGGGTGAGATCGCCGAGAAGTTCAAGAAGTGGGTACGCGACCAGGACAGCGACGAGTCGCGGATCGACCGGGCCAGCGTGGCCAAGGAACTCGGGGACGTGCTCTGGTACGTCGCGGTGCTCGCCGACTACCTCGACCTGTCGCTGGACGACATCGCGAGCGGCAACCTCGCCAAGCTGGCAAGCCGCCAGGATCGCGGCGTCCTGGGTGGGAGCGGCGACAACCGTTGA